A section of the Streptomyces sp. V3I8 genome encodes:
- a CDS encoding SpoIIE family protein phosphatase yields the protein MVRSQDADEERAAGAGAGVFAADAEVGRDLARVDWSRTPLGPPDRWPQSLRTAVSILLSSRFSMWMAWGEELTFFCNAAYRRATLGQKYPWALGRPASEVWTEIWDDIGPRIGTVMTTGVATWDEALLLFVERSGYTEESYHTFSYSPLRDDDGAVVGMLCVVSEETERVIGERRMTTLRDLGSDPSVVRTEQEILAFADQQLSRNPQDLPFTLTYLFRPDGSAALAGGNGMPPGHPAAPVVLPPGGGVWPLAEVSAGESLVTPLRETPFADLPRGSWRKPPEQALVMPLLQQGDTPYGFLVAGLNPFRALDDGYRGFLELLAGHLSAGIASARSYEAQQRRAEELAELDRAKTTFFSNISHEFRTPLTLIMGPLEELRTQFTDGDPRVREELEVVHRNGLRLGKLVNTLLDFSRIEAGRMQATYEPVDLSVLTAELASVFRSAVERAGLAYDVDCPPLDEPVLLDRGMWEKVVLNLLSNALKFTFDGGIRVTVRAEDAHAVVTIADTGIGVAADEVPRLFQRFHRIENARSRSNEGSGIGLALVKELIGLHGGTITADSVEGEGTRFTIRLPFGTAHLPPESVAPRQDTRAISPTNPYLQEALRWLPADNGRPPVPHTGADPAEDRSVRREVAARVLVADDNADMRDYLTRILTGAGYRVDTVGDGVQALESVRAQAPDLMISDVMMPELDGLSLVAKLREDTRTSSVPVLLLSARAGQDASIEGLQAGADDYLVKPFAAAELLARVRANMELARLRNHQARWRAALVDSLQEAFFVCDENGAVIEINTAFTDILGYGPEELPYQPIHPWWPDAETDAGAHDQVAAAFSLLTGNAKGSYTIPVSHRDGHRLWVTAMFSEAQDPDTGSQVIVGTFRDVTAEHYAIQRESAQAALGMRLNRATSLPEALGGALTELRDLWNAQCVLAVVRPEGRDPEVTSTDPDLTWEALPAERRERFGAWLRQPSLTAVSDATGTGITVNHPEGPMVLHVSLGENRPFTDEDQLLLSLMAGQLAQALVRAHQIDQQRETAIALQRAILGPSHLPEGFAVRYEPAARPLEVGGDWYDTVILSDGRIGIVVGDCVGHGLQAATVMGQLRSACRALLLQDAGPAKTLMALDQFAAGIPGALCTTVFCGVLNPGTGELTYSSAGHPPGILARPDGTTALLEQGRSIPLAVRPGRHRPEASCTVPARATLLLYTDGLVERRRRPLTVGIGQAGEAVQDGRDTPVDDLATQVMARLAPLNGYDDDVALLLYRHPAPLEMTFPAESSQLAPVRKALRSWLGQCDLPPHMVQSVLVAAGEACANAVEHGHRDAPGESVRLRAEALVDALHLTVADSGRWKKPQPHLNTHRGRGIGLMNALMQQVTITADTTGTTVAMHTRIA from the coding sequence GTGGTCCGTTCGCAGGACGCCGACGAGGAGCGCGCCGCGGGCGCCGGAGCCGGCGTGTTCGCCGCCGACGCGGAGGTCGGCCGCGACCTCGCGCGGGTGGACTGGTCGAGGACGCCGCTGGGCCCGCCGGACCGGTGGCCGCAGAGTCTGCGGACGGCGGTGAGCATCCTGCTGTCGTCCCGGTTCTCGATGTGGATGGCGTGGGGCGAGGAGCTGACCTTCTTCTGCAACGCCGCCTACCGGCGCGCCACCCTCGGCCAGAAGTACCCGTGGGCCCTGGGGCGGCCCGCGAGCGAGGTCTGGACGGAGATCTGGGACGACATCGGCCCCCGTATCGGCACCGTGATGACCACGGGCGTGGCGACCTGGGACGAGGCCCTGCTGCTGTTCGTCGAACGGTCCGGGTACACGGAGGAGAGTTACCACACCTTCTCCTACAGTCCGCTGCGCGACGACGACGGCGCGGTGGTCGGCATGCTGTGCGTGGTGAGCGAGGAGACCGAGCGGGTCATCGGCGAACGCCGTATGACGACACTGCGCGACCTCGGCTCCGACCCCAGCGTGGTGCGCACCGAGCAGGAGATCCTGGCCTTCGCCGACCAGCAGCTGAGCCGTAATCCGCAGGATCTGCCCTTCACCCTGACCTACCTCTTCCGGCCGGACGGCTCCGCCGCGCTGGCGGGCGGCAACGGGATGCCGCCCGGGCACCCCGCCGCCCCGGTCGTCCTGCCGCCCGGGGGCGGTGTCTGGCCCCTGGCCGAAGTGTCCGCAGGCGAGTCGCTGGTGACGCCGCTGCGGGAGACGCCGTTCGCCGATCTGCCGCGGGGCAGCTGGAGGAAACCGCCCGAACAGGCGCTGGTGATGCCGCTGCTGCAGCAGGGCGACACCCCGTACGGGTTCCTGGTGGCCGGACTGAATCCGTTCCGCGCCCTGGACGACGGCTACCGCGGGTTCCTCGAACTGCTGGCAGGACACCTGTCGGCGGGCATCGCGAGCGCCCGCAGCTACGAGGCGCAGCAGCGCAGGGCGGAGGAACTGGCGGAGCTCGACCGCGCCAAGACGACCTTCTTCTCCAACATCAGCCACGAGTTCCGCACCCCCCTGACGCTGATCATGGGACCGCTGGAGGAACTGCGTACGCAGTTCACGGACGGCGACCCACGGGTACGGGAGGAGCTGGAGGTCGTCCACCGCAACGGTCTTCGGCTCGGCAAGCTGGTCAACACCCTGCTGGACTTCTCCCGCATCGAGGCGGGCCGGATGCAGGCCACCTACGAGCCGGTGGACCTGTCCGTCCTCACCGCCGAACTGGCCAGCGTCTTCCGCTCCGCCGTGGAGAGGGCGGGCCTCGCCTACGACGTGGACTGCCCGCCGCTCGACGAGCCGGTCCTCCTCGACCGCGGCATGTGGGAGAAGGTGGTCCTCAACCTGCTGAGCAACGCGCTGAAGTTCACCTTCGACGGCGGCATCCGGGTCACCGTACGCGCCGAGGACGCCCACGCGGTGGTGACGATCGCCGACACCGGCATCGGCGTGGCGGCCGACGAGGTGCCCCGGCTGTTCCAGCGCTTCCACCGCATCGAGAACGCCCGCTCCCGCTCCAACGAGGGAAGCGGCATCGGTCTCGCCCTGGTCAAGGAACTCATCGGCCTGCACGGCGGCACGATCACCGCCGACAGCGTCGAGGGCGAGGGCACCCGCTTCACCATCCGCCTGCCCTTCGGCACGGCCCACCTGCCCCCGGAATCGGTGGCCCCGCGCCAGGACACCCGTGCGATCTCCCCGACCAACCCCTACCTGCAGGAAGCGCTGCGCTGGCTGCCCGCCGACAACGGGCGGCCGCCGGTGCCGCACACCGGCGCGGACCCGGCCGAGGACCGTTCCGTCCGGCGGGAGGTGGCGGCGCGGGTGCTGGTGGCGGACGACAACGCCGACATGCGGGACTACCTCACACGCATCCTGACCGGCGCCGGATACCGGGTCGACACCGTCGGGGACGGGGTGCAGGCCCTGGAATCCGTACGCGCCCAGGCCCCCGACCTCATGATCAGCGATGTCATGATGCCGGAGCTGGACGGCCTGTCCCTGGTGGCGAAACTGCGCGAGGACACGCGTACCTCCTCCGTGCCCGTGCTGCTCCTGTCGGCCCGGGCCGGGCAGGATGCCTCGATCGAGGGACTGCAGGCCGGCGCCGACGACTACCTGGTGAAGCCCTTCGCCGCGGCCGAACTGCTGGCCCGGGTGCGGGCCAACATGGAGCTGGCGCGACTGCGCAACCACCAGGCCCGCTGGCGCGCCGCACTCGTGGACTCCTTGCAGGAGGCGTTCTTCGTGTGCGACGAGAACGGCGCCGTCATCGAGATCAACACCGCCTTCACCGACATCCTCGGCTACGGACCGGAAGAACTCCCCTACCAGCCGATCCACCCCTGGTGGCCGGACGCCGAGACCGACGCCGGCGCCCACGACCAGGTCGCCGCGGCCTTCTCCCTGCTCACGGGGAACGCCAAGGGCTCCTACACCATCCCCGTCAGCCACCGGGACGGCCACCGGCTGTGGGTGACCGCGATGTTCAGCGAGGCACAGGACCCGGACACCGGCAGCCAGGTCATCGTCGGCACCTTCCGCGATGTCACCGCCGAGCACTACGCCATCCAACGCGAGAGCGCCCAGGCCGCCCTCGGTATGCGGCTCAACCGGGCGACCAGCCTTCCCGAGGCGCTCGGGGGCGCCCTGACCGAGCTGCGGGACCTGTGGAACGCGCAGTGCGTACTGGCGGTGGTGCGTCCCGAGGGACGGGACCCGGAGGTGACCTCCACCGACCCCGACCTGACGTGGGAAGCCCTCCCCGCCGAGCGGCGTGAGCGGTTCGGCGCCTGGCTACGGCAGCCCTCCCTCACGGCCGTCTCGGACGCCACCGGGACCGGGATCACCGTGAACCATCCCGAGGGTCCGATGGTGCTGCACGTCAGCCTCGGGGAGAACCGCCCGTTCACCGACGAGGACCAGCTCCTGCTGTCCCTGATGGCCGGACAGCTCGCCCAGGCCCTGGTGCGGGCCCACCAGATCGACCAGCAGCGCGAGACCGCCATCGCGCTGCAGCGCGCCATCCTCGGCCCCTCCCACCTGCCGGAGGGGTTCGCCGTCCGTTACGAGCCGGCGGCCCGTCCGCTGGAGGTCGGCGGTGACTGGTACGACACCGTCATCCTGTCCGACGGGCGTATCGGCATCGTCGTCGGCGACTGCGTCGGGCACGGCCTCCAGGCGGCCACCGTCATGGGGCAGCTGCGCAGCGCCTGCCGCGCCCTGCTCCTGCAGGACGCCGGTCCGGCCAAGACGCTCATGGCCCTGGACCAGTTCGCCGCCGGCATCCCGGGCGCCCTGTGCACCACCGTCTTCTGCGGCGTCCTGAACCCCGGGACCGGCGAGTTGACGTACTCCAGTGCCGGCCACCCGCCGGGCATCCTCGCCCGTCCGGACGGCACCACCGCACTCCTCGAACAGGGGCGTTCCATCCCGCTGGCCGTGCGGCCCGGCCGGCACCGCCCCGAAGCGAGCTGCACCGTCCCGGCCCGCGCCACCCTCCTGCTGTACACCGACGGGCTCGTCGAGCGCCGGCGCCGGCCCCTGACCGTCGGCATCGGCCAGGCCGGCGAGGCCGTCCAGGACGGCCGCGACACCCCCGTCGACGACCTCGCCACCCAGGTCATGGCACGGCTGGCCCCGCTGAACGGCTACGACGACGACGTCGCCCTGCTGCTGTACCGGCACCCGGCGCCGCTGGAGATGACCTTCCCCGCCGAGTCCTCGCAACTGGCACCGGTCCGCAAGGCCCTGCGCAGCTGGCTGGGCCAGTGCGACCTGCCGCCGCACATGGTGCAGAGCGTGCTGGTCGCCGCGGGGGAAGCCTGCGCCAACGCCGTGGAACACGGACACCGCGACGCCCCGGGCGAAAGCGTGCGGCTGCGCGCGGAGGCCCTCGTCGACGCCCTGCACCTGACCGTGGCCGACAGCGGCCGCTGGAAGAAACCGCAACCCCATCTCAACACCCACCGGGGCCGCGGGATCGGTCTGATGAACGCGCTGATGCAGCAGGTCACCATCACGGCCGACACGACCGGCACCACCGTCGCCATGCACACTAGGATCGCCTGA
- a CDS encoding STAS domain-containing protein, whose translation MTTPLTLIPGQQPDGSALLTVVGEIDMTNTAALGEALGGIEGPLVVDLTGVEYLDSAGLSTLFAHSDRIQLIATPLLEPVLAVSGITELVTVHGLADGG comes from the coding sequence ATGACCACCCCGCTCACTCTCATCCCCGGTCAACAGCCGGACGGCAGCGCGCTGCTGACGGTCGTCGGTGAGATCGACATGACGAACACCGCCGCTCTGGGCGAAGCGCTCGGCGGGATCGAGGGGCCGCTCGTCGTCGATCTGACAGGCGTGGAGTACCTCGACAGCGCCGGGCTGAGCACCCTGTTCGCCCACAGCGACCGCATCCAGCTCATCGCGACGCCCCTGCTGGAACCGGTCCTGGCCGTGTCCGGCATCACCGAGCTGGTCACCGTGCACGGTCTGGCCGACGGCGGCTGA
- a CDS encoding sensor histidine kinase, with the protein MTADTTTPRPHAGSAPRLTHQALVYDSEETFLSSTVPFCLDGLDADDAVLAVTTGANIGLLRQALDDAAREIEFVDADDWYHAPGHTLGAYHRYVDRRTAGGRHRRVRVIGEPVWRGRDALETLEWTRYESAINVAFADCPAWIVCPYDTRSLPEDVVAGARRTHPELVADARARISEHYAAPAGRHGPWRRPLEPVLADGEHAVTDFGTDLSVLRGFVARTADTLGVHGDRAQRLVFAVNEVATNALQHGGGHGQVTLRRSGHRVVCDITDPGDVLGPDWYLGYLPPGAGQRSGHGLWAVRQLCDLMEVDATPGRTTVRLHLDLRPPSPPRV; encoded by the coding sequence GTGACGGCGGACACGACGACCCCGCGCCCGCACGCCGGGTCCGCACCACGTCTGACGCACCAGGCACTGGTCTACGACAGTGAAGAGACGTTCCTGTCGTCGACGGTGCCGTTCTGCCTCGACGGCCTGGACGCGGACGACGCCGTCCTGGCGGTGACCACCGGGGCCAACATCGGCCTGCTGCGCCAGGCGCTGGACGACGCGGCCCGGGAGATCGAGTTCGTCGACGCCGACGACTGGTACCACGCGCCCGGACACACCCTGGGGGCGTACCACCGCTACGTCGACCGGCGCACCGCCGGCGGCCGGCACCGGCGGGTGCGGGTGATCGGCGAGCCGGTGTGGCGCGGGCGCGACGCGCTGGAGACGCTCGAGTGGACCCGCTACGAGTCGGCGATCAACGTCGCCTTCGCCGACTGCCCGGCGTGGATCGTGTGCCCCTACGACACCCGGTCCCTGCCCGAGGACGTGGTGGCCGGCGCCCGGCGCACCCACCCCGAACTGGTGGCGGACGCCCGCGCACGGATCAGCGAGCACTACGCCGCACCGGCCGGCCGCCACGGGCCCTGGCGACGCCCGCTCGAGCCGGTGCTCGCCGACGGCGAGCACGCCGTGACGGACTTCGGGACCGACCTGTCCGTGCTGCGGGGCTTCGTCGCCCGGACCGCCGACACCCTGGGCGTCCACGGCGACAGGGCGCAGCGACTGGTGTTCGCCGTCAACGAGGTGGCCACCAACGCGCTCCAGCACGGCGGCGGCCACGGGCAGGTGACGCTGCGGCGGTCCGGACACCGCGTCGTGTGCGACATCACCGACCCCGGCGACGTCCTGGGCCCGGACTGGTACCTGGGCTACCTGCCACCCGGCGCCGGACAGCGCAGCGGGCACGGCCTGTGGGCGGTGCGCCAGCTGTGCGACCTGATGGAGGTCGACGCCACCCCCGGCCGGACGACCGTGCGCCTGCACCTGGACCTGCGGCCGCCGTCCCCGCCCAGGGTGTAG
- a CDS encoding MEDS domain-containing protein, with translation MIAYDTRERAVGETGHGDHLCLAFTDDAEQRRVAVAYLLDGLRRGERVMYFADRSTPEQVLDWLRGAGADPAPALAKGQLTVTTAGGSYLAGGPFDPDAMVATLHQEVAGSLRAGYTGFRVSGEMGWVLRDTPGAERLGEYETKVNEVFTGRPASAICQYDARRFDPAVLHDFDRRHSGSVEQEPLHTGSMLRLVPSFRDGQRSLRVVGDVDHHSAQALAAALETTLDWPGDIIVDMSGLQFIDLAGVRALVRAAERLPAGRCLHVVDLAPMLSHVMHVVGWDQVPSLTVTAREVPA, from the coding sequence ATGATCGCGTACGACACCCGGGAGCGCGCGGTCGGCGAGACCGGCCACGGCGACCACCTGTGTCTGGCGTTCACCGACGATGCCGAACAGCGACGGGTGGCCGTCGCCTATCTCCTGGACGGTCTGCGACGCGGCGAGCGGGTCATGTACTTCGCCGACCGGAGCACGCCCGAGCAGGTGCTGGACTGGCTGCGCGGGGCCGGGGCGGACCCGGCGCCGGCGCTGGCGAAGGGCCAGCTCACCGTGACCACGGCCGGCGGCAGTTACCTCGCCGGGGGACCCTTCGACCCCGATGCCATGGTGGCCACCCTCCACCAGGAGGTCGCCGGCTCGCTCAGGGCCGGCTACACGGGCTTCAGGGTCAGCGGTGAGATGGGCTGGGTCCTGCGGGACACGCCGGGCGCCGAGCGCCTGGGCGAGTACGAGACGAAAGTGAACGAGGTGTTCACCGGGCGTCCCGCCTCGGCGATCTGCCAGTACGACGCCCGTCGCTTCGACCCCGCCGTCCTGCACGACTTCGACCGGCGGCATTCCGGCTCGGTGGAACAGGAACCCCTCCACACCGGCTCCATGCTCAGACTGGTGCCGTCGTTCCGCGACGGGCAGCGTTCCCTGCGCGTGGTCGGCGACGTGGACCACCACTCCGCCCAGGCGCTGGCCGCGGCGCTGGAGACCACCCTGGACTGGCCCGGTGACATCATCGTCGACATGAGCGGCCTGCAGTTCATCGACCTGGCCGGAGTACGGGCACTGGTGCGCGCCGCGGAGCGGCTGCCCGCCGGACGGTGCCTGCACGTGGTGGATCTCGCGCCGATGCTCAGCCATGTCATGCACGTGGTCGGCTGGGACCAGGTCCCCTCCCTGACCGTCACCGCACGGGAGGTTCCGGCGTGA
- a CDS encoding endonuclease/exonuclease/phosphatase family protein: MVSRRRARVLAGALVLACLVLLGPSGPTGSLFGDTSLSVEEPVDVVPNRVMTWNICNPCEESNVNRAAEIAASAPQVVGLQEACVRDVERIRDHLRYRYGLVYRVEYGTVLRNWGRCGGLPWSPGAYGQAVLSASPMTDVVDVEYPDGGSEDRGYMAVTTTVGDRSVRVFNTHLAERRQEAVRAQQTGVLAAEVARHDRAIVLGDFNAVPDTPELARMWTLAADADPECGPSPTGDCEVTTDWQSKFDYIFLRGVVALGHRVRPTPYSDHHPLRADLN, from the coding sequence ATGGTGTCCAGGAGGCGTGCGCGTGTGCTCGCGGGCGCTCTGGTCCTGGCCTGCCTGGTGCTCCTCGGCCCCAGCGGGCCGACCGGTTCCCTCTTCGGCGACACGTCGCTGTCCGTCGAAGAGCCCGTGGACGTCGTGCCGAACCGCGTCATGACGTGGAACATCTGCAACCCCTGCGAGGAGAGCAACGTCAACCGGGCGGCGGAGATCGCCGCGTCCGCCCCGCAGGTCGTCGGTCTGCAGGAAGCGTGTGTACGGGACGTCGAGCGGATCCGGGACCATCTGCGGTACCGCTACGGGCTGGTCTACCGCGTGGAGTACGGCACGGTCCTGCGCAACTGGGGCCGCTGCGGGGGACTGCCGTGGAGTCCGGGAGCCTACGGCCAGGCCGTTCTCTCCGCGTCACCGATGACGGACGTCGTCGACGTCGAGTACCCCGACGGCGGATCCGAGGACCGTGGGTACATGGCCGTCACCACCACGGTGGGCGACAGGTCCGTCCGGGTCTTCAACACCCATCTCGCCGAACGGCGTCAGGAAGCGGTCCGGGCGCAGCAGACCGGAGTGCTCGCCGCGGAGGTGGCACGGCACGATCGCGCGATCGTCCTCGGCGACTTCAACGCCGTGCCCGACACCCCCGAACTCGCCCGGATGTGGACACTGGCCGCGGACGCGGACCCCGAGTGCGGTCCCTCGCCCACCGGTGACTGCGAGGTGACCACCGACTGGCAGAGCAAGTTCGACTACATCTTCCTGCGAGGCGTGGTCGCGCTCGGACACCGCGTCCGTCCGACCCCGTACTCGGATCACCACCCGCTGCGCGCCGACCTGAACTGA